The window TGCAGCAGGATCCTTTGATGGGGTTAATCTTTGGAATATAAAAAAAAGGCAACTCTTTCAAGAATTAAAAAATGATAACAATTCATTGATACTCAGTCTATCTTTTTCACCTAGTAATCAAACTCTTCTTTCTGCCGATTTTTTCGGGGTAATGGCTATCAGGGATATTCAAACTGGAAAGGTTCTGCAAAAGCTGGAGGGAAAGGCAGCTGGCCGCAACGCTACCTTTTCTCCTGACGGTCAAACAGTTCTATCCTCCTGGAAAATAGATGAAGGAAACATCGGACTATGGGGAGCTGACGCAAGCAGGCTGCGTACCTTGAAAGGACATACCGGGCCTGTGAAAGGCATTTCTTTTTCTTCTGATGGTGGTACCGTTACCACTATCTCTAGGGATAAGACTATTGGTATATGGGAGTTATCTTCAGGGAGACGTTTGCAGAATATATCTTTGCAGAAAACAAAAGGATCTATTACCAGCGCAGCCTTCTCCCCAGGCGGTAATGTTCTCGCTGTAAATTCTCTAACAAGTAATAATATTGGTCTGTTGGAAGTGTCTACAGGCAAACATCTACGGAATCTTGAAGGGCATACAAATAGCGAGGGCAGCATAGCATTTTCTCCTGATGGGAAGACTATAGCCTCAGGTGGTTTTGATAATAGTGTCAGAATCTGGGATACAGCGACAGGCCACTGCCGAGGGGTTCTGAAAAACAATGGCGAAGGTATCTATAGTATCTCTAACATTGCTTTTTCTCCAGATGGTCTTACTCTTTCCTTCTCAGTTCTTGATAGCCATAGCTTTTGGGATGTATCGACAGACAAGAGATTACAAACTCTGGAAAATACTCAAGGAGGCATGTCATTTTCTCCTGATGGTCATACTATTGCATCTGGATCAGATGATTATAGTCTTGGTATCTGGGATATTGTCACTGGGAAACGCTTGCAGACTCTGGAAGGGCATACAGCTTATGTATCCAGGGTTATTTTTTCCCCGGATGGCCGTCTCCTCGCCTCCAGCTCTATGGATAAAACTATCGCTATATGGGACGTAAAAACTGGCAAACGTATCCGCACCCTCAAAGAAAACAATATTGCCAGCGAAAGCATCATAGCCTTTTCCCCTGACGGCAAAACCCTCGCCTTTACCACCGACGACAACGCCATCGGCCTTTGGGATTTGGGAGACAATCCTAACGAATTCTCCGGCATCTCCCTTGACGAAAAGGGCGAATATAAAATCGACCTGAACACCCTACCCTATAAACTGGAAGGCCTGGAACTGCAACCCATCGAAGAAAAACAACCCGGCCCGAATAAATCTGCCCACTGGAGCCGCTACCACCCCTTCCACTGGCTGCCTGCTGCTGAAAAAGGCGACAGCAACGCCATGCTGCAAATCGGCATCATCTACGACCGCAACAACGACATAACCCGCGCCCTGCGCTGGTACGGCAAGGCCATCAAGGCTGGAAACGAACAGGCTAGAAAGCAGCAGGGCATCCTTCTCCACTGGCTGGAGGACAAAGAAAACTGGCAGACCGTACCCGGTCCCTTCCGAACCACCTTCTGCAAGGCAAAGGCCGAGTTCGAACTGCCTTCCTCTGTGCTGACTTATTGCACAACTCAGGAAGAGGAGCATCCATGAGGCCTGATCCTGATAGGATATTACCTTTGCGGCAGGAAGTTGCTGCATAAATCAAAATAAACGACTCCCCCTCCGCAAAGAGGAAAAAATATGAGAAAAATTTTACGATGCTTCTGCCTAAGTTGGCTGTTGCCGGACTCTGCTCACAACTGGAAGGGCGAAGTGGTCAATGTAGCAGATGGTGATACCATCAATGTAAGGCGAGGGAAGGAAACAGTCAGGATACGGCTGTACGGTGTTGACTGCCCGGAAAGCAGGCAGAAATACGGAAGCGAGGCAACAGAGTTTGCACGAAAGCTCCTCCTGGGGAAAAAAGTGCGGGTGGAAGCTGTGGATACAGACCAGTATGGCCGCACTGTGGGTTTGGTCTATGTTGGCCATAAGATGCTTAATCGGGAATTGATTCGGGCAGGTTGTGCCTGGGTCTATTCTTCCTGCTGCAAAAAGCAGCCACTCTGC is drawn from Candidatus Electrothrix aestuarii and contains these coding sequences:
- a CDS encoding thermonuclease family protein, with the protein product MRKILRCFCLSWLLPDSAHNWKGEVVNVADGDTINVRRGKETVRIRLYGVDCPESRQKYGSEATEFARKLLLGKKVRVEAVDTDQYGRTVGLVYVGHKMLNRELIRAGCAWVYSSCCKKQPLCRELTKLEERARKKKVGLWRDKRPTPPWEWRKKHHRSQRGD